GAGCAGAACGCCCTCGTGGATCCGGCCGGTGGCCAGTCCGCGGATCACCACGATCGCGGTCTGGTTCCCCGCCGAACCCCCCATCCCGAGGACGATCGGGATGAAGGCCGCCAGCCCGACGACCCGCTGCAGCGTGGGCTGGAAGCCGCTGATCACGAACGATGCCAGCATCCCGCCGCAGAAGGTCGCCACGAGCCACGGAGAGCGGGTTCGGACCGACTTCCAGATCGACGGCTCGATCCGCTCCTCCTCGGAGGTCCCCGCCATCCGGAAGATGTCCTCGGTTGCCTCCTCGCGAAGGACGTCGATCACGTCGTCGATCGTCACCATCCCCACCAGGCGCCCCTGATCGTCCAGGACCGGGATGGCGATCAGGTCGTACTTCGCCGCGATGCGCGCGACCTCCTCCTGGTCGGTGTCGGTCCGGACGGTGATGAGGTCGGTGTTCATGATCTCGGACAGTCGCGTGTCCGGAGGATGGAGGAGCAGGTCCCGCAGCGAGAGCACGCCGACGAGGTGGTTCCGCTCGTCGACGACGTAGACGTAGAACGCCATCTCGACGCTGCCCCGCGTTTGGAGCTCGCGGATCGCCTCGGAGACGGTGTAGTGCTCGGGAAGCGAGAAGACCTCCGGCGTCATGATGCGGCCGGCGGTCTCCTCTTCGAAGATCAGGAGCTGCTCGACGCCCGCCTTCTCCTCGGGGCGCATCGCCTCGAGGATCGCCTTCGCCTCCTCCTCTTCCAGCTCGGTCAACAGGTCGGCGGCATCGTCGTCCGCGCA
This genomic window from Acidobacteriota bacterium contains:
- the mgtE gene encoding magnesium transporter → MPAPLDRRQILVLESVRRFLRRGAFAHLLNLLAKTRPQDFAPLYEEMTEREQVALFRALAERDPELGAAFLVELAPGSGPGLLRRLGPQPAARLLEQCADDDAADLLTELEEEEAKAILEAMRPEEKAGVEQLLIFEEETAGRIMTPEVFSLPEHYTVSEAIRELQTRGSVEMAFYVYVVDERNHLVGVLSLRDLLLHPPDTRLSEIMNTDLITVRTDTDQEEVARIAAKYDLIAIPVLDDQGRLVGMVTIDDVIDVLREEATEDIFRMAGTSEEERIEPSIWKSVRTRSPWLVATFCGGMLASFVISGFQPTLQRVVGLAAFIPIVLGMGGSAGNQTAIVVIRGLATGRIHEGVLLRSFLREIGVAAVLGMVYGLLLAAGSFATLHWLSGLPADRALPVAIVVGSSLAMSMTVATLVGSLLPLALHRLGIDPAISTTPFVTTTTDVVGSLIFLGLATTLLAVL